The archaeon BMS3Bbin15 genome contains the following window.
GAGGAGAATCTGGAAGAAGGGAAAAGACCTGAAGAGCTTGAGCTGCATCCGAAATTGAGGAATTATCTGAGTCATAATGGAATAGAGAGGTTATATAAATTTCAGGAGCTTGCCTTAAATTATGTTTCAGAGGGCAAAGATATTCTTATTGAAGCACCAACCGGCTCTGGAAAAACCGAAGCTTTTACTCTGCCGGTTGTCGACAATATTCTGAATATGAACAAACGGGGAGTACATGCTCTTTTTTTATATCCTACAAAAGCCCTTACAAGGGACCAGGCAGATAAATTCATGGCACTGGAGAAGGCAACCGGCATTAAATTCAGAGTTTTTGATGGTGATACTTCACAGGAAGAAAGAGAGAAAATTTTCAGAGACAGACCCGAGGTGATTTTGACCAATCCCGACCTTCTTCATTACCACCTGACAATGCCGTGGAGCAGATTCAGGCATATGATAAGAAATATTCAATTTCTTGTAATCGATGAGGTGCACAGCTACACTGGAGCCTTTGGCACACATCTTCATTTTCTGATAAAAAGGCTAAAGAGGTTTACAGGACTTCAGATAATAGGTTCCTCTGCAACAATAGGCAACCCGGAGGAGTTCTCAACCATGCTATTCTCATCGCCTGTAAAGGTTATTAGAGTATCTGTGGGAAGGAAAGGAAGACTTCACTTTGCGATGCTGTATCCAGGGGAGAGAAGCAATATCAGTGCTTCTGTGGAAGCTCTCAGAATACTCCAGATGTACAGCTATAAAACTCTCGCCTTTTCCAACACACATAGAAATGCAGAGTTTCTGCTGAGAGCAGCAAGGAAAGGAGGGCTCAATGTAGACCTGCACAGAGCAGGCCTGAGCCTTAAAAAGAGACAGGGTGTTGAAAGGAGATTTAAAGCCGGGAAGATTGGAGCTGTTGTTGCAACGCCCACTCTTGAGCTTGGCATAGATATCGGTAGTGTGAATGCAGTTGTGAGCAATCTTGTTGATTTTACAAGGTTGCTTCAGCGTCTGGGCAGGGCCGGAAGAAAGGGGCAGGAGAGCATTGCTCTTCTCTTCCTGAACAACAATGACCCTATAAGCAGCTACTTTAAGAATCATCCAGAGGATTACTTCACAGAGCTTCGCCCCTGCTATATAGAACCAAAAAATGAGGTTATTGGTGCTTTTCAGCTTCTTTCCGCTTCTTTTGATAAGCCTCTTAGAGAGGATGAGTTTCCAGAGCTTTTTGGTGTCAGAAAAAAGCTTCTTGGAGAAAGAAAACTCATAAGAAAGGGGAAATATATTATACCCTCACAGGAGGCTGGAAAGGAAATAAGGGAATCTGGAATAAGGGGAATGGGAAAGAGAGTTTTTATAAAGTTTAAGGGAAGGGTGATAGGGGAAAGAGGTCTTCCCATGGCTCTGCGAGAGCTTCATCAGGGAGCTGTTTATTTTCACAGTGGAGAGGCTTATAGAAGCAGCATGTTACATCTCTCTTCGGGGGAGAGCTATGCTGAAGTTGAGAAATTACATGAAGAAATTAAGACTGAGGCTCTTCACTATTCGGTGCCCGAGGTTCTTGAGGTGATAGAGAGAAAGCAGGCATTTGGAATGGAACTGAACTATGCAAAACTGAAAATTACAGATGTGGTTAGAGGTTATGTCGAGAAGGAATTTTATTCAGATAAGAAGCTAAAAGAGGTCGACCTTTCAGATAAGTTAAGCTTTAGCTTCTCCACCTATGGCTTCTTTTTCAGAGCGCCTGAACCTGAGATTGAAGGCTCTGAGGAAGAGAAAGTAGCAGGAAGCTTTCATGCTCTTGAGCATGTGCTAATAGAGGGTAGCAATACTCTTCTTGGTGGTGGGTCTGATGAGATAGGCGGCATATCTCTTGGTACTACAGGTATGATTTTTATATATGATGCTTCTCCTGGAGGAAATGGGTTGTCAAGACTTCTTTATTCGAGATTTGAAAAGGCAGTGCTCAGAAGCAGGAGTATTCTTGAGGAGTGCGCATGCCAGCGTGATGACGGCTGTCCCAGATGTACTTACTCTTACCATTGCGGAAATAACAATAAACCTCTTCTCAAGGCAGGCGCTCTCAGTTCCCTTGAAAAAATAGCCTCTGGAAGAAGGACATGGGCAGGAGAAATCAAACTGGATAAAGGTTATGTTTAACTTCTCAAGCAGTGAATATTTCAGGTTAGTTTTTTATATGTTTTCGTTTCATATATTAAAACAGATGAGATAATGGTTGTTTTGATTATTACATTTTTTATTGGTATAGCCTATGGATATTTCAATCCCGGGAGAGAGGATAGAAAAACCATGCTGAAAAAGGGTGCCTATTTTGGAATTATAATTGGACTTCTATTTGCTCTTATTATCAGTGTATTTGAAGCCAGACCGGGAACAGCGACTCTGACAGCTATCGGTGTCCTGATTGCTGTTTTTATAACTATTATAAACCTGACTATACTCTTCATAGCAGGTACATGGATTGGCGATTGGATAGAAAGGAAAAGGAAGTAGGAGTATGAAGGTAGTTCTAGCTTATTCAGGTGGTCTTGATACAAGTGTGTGTGTCAGAATTCTTCAGGAGAAATATGGATATGATGTGGTTACAGTAACTGTGGATGTGGGAATAGATAGAAAGGAGATTGAGGAGGCTGAAGCCAAGGCCAGAGCCCTTGGTGTTGTTGAGCACTACACCATTGATGCAAGAGAGGAGTTTGTCAGAGATTATATTTTCAGGGCGATTAAGACAAATGCGGATTATGAGGGTTACCCTCTCAGTACAGCACTGGCAAGACCCCTTATTGCAAAAAAAGTTGTTGAAATTGCAGAGAAGGAGGGTGCTGAGGCTCTCGCCCATGGAAGCACCGGTAAAGGTAATGACCAGTTCAGGTTTGAAGCAGTTTTCAGAACTCTTGTGCCAGATAAAAAAATAATTGCACCTGTAAGAGAACTCAATCTCACAAGGGAGGAGAGTATAGCTTATGCCAGAAAGCACGGTATACCTGTGGCTGCAAAGAAGGATAAACCATGGAGTATAGATGAAAATCTCTGGGGAAGAAGTATAGAGGGTGGAGAGCTTGAGAATCCTGCCTCTGAACCTTCTGATGAAATATTTGAGTGGACAATGGTTAAAAGGAAGGAAACTGAATATCTTGATATTTATTTTGAGGAGGGAGTACCGCAAAAACTCAATGGAAAAAGGTTTGAACCTGTCGAACTGATTATGGAGGCTAATAAAATAGCTGGCGAGCACGGTATAGGTAGAATAGATATGATTGAGGATAGAATTGTCGGGTTCAAGGCAAGGGAAAACTATGAGTGCCCGGCTGCTTCAGTGTTAATTGAGGCTCACAGAGCTCTTGAGGCACTTACATTGACCAGGCAGGAGCTCAGGTTTAAGGCAGGTGTTGAGCAGAGCTGGAGTGAGCTGGTGTACCATGGGCTGTGGAATGAACCTCTGAGGTTTGCTCTTGATGCCTTTACAGATACGACCAGCAGCAGGGTTACTGGCAATGTGAGGCTCAGGCTTGAGAATAAAAGTTTTGCTGTGGTTTCAAGAAGTTCGCCTTATTCTCTGTACTCTCTGGAAGCTGTCAGCTTTGAGGATAAGAGTATGGACCAGCGTGAGGTTGAGGGCGTCTTAAAATATCATTCGTATCAGGCAGGCAGGTACTATGCCGCAAAAAAATCGTGAGGGGCTAATAATATAATCTTCTCAGGGTATTCTGCTACATGTAATTTTCAGAATAACTGTTAAGTTTCAATAAATTCCCTGTGAAGGGCCTTTGCTGCTTTACCTGCATCCTCACTGCTGACAACAAAGCTTATATTCACCTCACTTGACCCCTGAGCAATCATTACCACATTTACTCCAGCATCGGATACAGCTTTGAAGACTCTTGCCGCAACTCCTTCTGTGCCTTTCATTCCTGCGCCAATAACAGCCACTATTGAGACGTCTTCATTGTAATTGACATCCCTAACTATATTTGCGCCGATAAACTCCTCCTTCAGGGCTCTGACGGCATTATCTATATCTTCCTGGTCTATTACCATTGAGATATTAGCTTCACTTGAACCCTGTGAAATCATCAGAATGTTCACTTTCTTATCAGCCAATGCCTTAAATACTCTGGCAGCCACACCCGGGACACCAATCATTCCCACTCCGGAGACAGTTAGGAGAACAGCATTACCCTTTATACTTATAGCTTTAACTATATCGTTTGTCTTCTCCTGCTCATTAACTATTACAGTACCCGGGCTATCGGGCTTGAAAGAATTTTTAACTCTGACCGGGATTCCCTTCTCCATGGCAGGTTCAATACTCTTTGGATGGAGAACTTTTGCTCCAAAGTAGGCAAGCTCCATAGCTTCAATATAGGAAATTTCCTTTATTATTCTGGCATCTTCAACCAGCCTGGGGTCCGCTGTGAGTATCCCATCCACATCCGTCCATATCCAGATTTCATCAGCTTCCAGTACGGAACCCAGAATAGCTGCTGTGTAGTCTGAGCCTCCTCTGCCCAGAGTTGTTATTCTTCCTCTGAAGTCAGCGGCAACAAAGCCTGTAACAACAGGTACAATCTCCTTTAATCTCGGATATAAAATTGAATTAACCCTCTCAGCAGTCTCTTCGAAATCAGGTGTTGCATTGCCAAAGTTTTGGTCCGTTACAATTCCGGCTTCATAGCCAGTGTACCAGCCTGATTTTATACCACTCTTTTCAATAGCAGCACTTACAAGAGGTGCAACAAGGCGTTCTCCGAAGCTGAGAATAAAATCTCTGCTTCCTGGAGTTAGTTCTCCAACATAGCTCACACCTATAAGCACCTTTTCAAGTTCGGAGAGCATATCTGATATTTCGCTGAAGAATTCAGTATTTTCACTGCCACTAATCTCCTTCAAAGCTTTGAAATGCTTATTCTCCAGATATTCTATAAAATTTTTAATATAGCTCTCGTCAACACCATTCAATACCTTTTCAGAAATTTCCACCAGCCTGTCAGTTACACCACTCATGGCACTGGTCACAACGAGAGTTTCTTCTCCTCTATACTTCCTGACAATCTCTGCAGCTGCCCTGATTCTCTCGGCATTCCCTACGCTTGTGCCTCCGAATTTCATCACCAGTCTCATATAAACACCTGAAGAATATACTCAATTTCTAAAAAAGTGTAACGATAAGAAGAAGATTTATAAGAAGAATAGAAAATTGTTATTTTAATATTCTGGTAATTGTAAACCAGCCAGTGTATAAAGGGTGAGTCTATGTCTGTTAATTTATACTTCATAGGAAATGCTGGATGTGGTAAATCTTCTCTAACATCTGCCTTTAAAAACTGGATGCAATCCAATGGCTTCTCCTGTGCTACAGTGAACCTAGACCCTGGTGTTGAGTGGCTTCCCTACTCTCCAGATGTGGATGTGAGAGACTGGATTAATTTAAATAGTGTGATGCAACGGTTTGGAGTTGGTCCCAATGGCGCCCAGATAGTGAGTGCTGACCTTCTCGCCCTTGAAATAGGTAAGATTAAAGATGCCATGGAAGAGCTGAGGGTTGACTACTATCTTATAGACACTCCCGGACAGATGGAACTATTCACACTGAGGGAAAGCAGCAATTTTGTTGTTGAAGCACTCGGGAAACAAAAATCTCTTCTTGTATTTCTATTTGAACCCACAATAAGTATTAAACCCCAGGGGTTTATTGCTCTTCTTCTACAGAGCCTCTCAGCTCAATTTCGACTCGACCTTCCATTAATACCTATCCTCTCAAAGGTGGACCTTCTGAAACAGGAGGATA
Protein-coding sequences here:
- the thrA gene encoding bifunctional aspartokinase/homoserine dehydrogenase 1 translates to MRLVMKFGGTSVGNAERIRAAAEIVRKYRGEETLVVTSAMSGVTDRLVEISEKVLNGVDESYIKNFIEYLENKHFKALKEISGSENTEFFSEISDMLSELEKVLIGVSYVGELTPGSRDFILSFGERLVAPLVSAAIEKSGIKSGWYTGYEAGIVTDQNFGNATPDFEETAERVNSILYPRLKEIVPVVTGFVAADFRGRITTLGRGGSDYTAAILGSVLEADEIWIWTDVDGILTADPRLVEDARIIKEISYIEAMELAYFGAKVLHPKSIEPAMEKGIPVRVKNSFKPDSPGTVIVNEQEKTNDIVKAISIKGNAVLLTVSGVGMIGVPGVAARVFKALADKKVNILMISQGSSEANISMVIDQEDIDNAVRALKEEFIGANIVRDVNYNEDVSIVAVIGAGMKGTEGVAARVFKAVSDAGVNVVMIAQGSSEVNISFVVSSEDAGKAAKALHREFIET
- a CDS encoding putative DEAD-box ATP-dependent RNA helicase produces the protein MYKCPGCGSEILIYKSKKGFSLICLNCRTGGEIETESEEKAYLQFLQEYKNGNFIPESQKDIKKELEASNITLNELPEALRKIYLIKGISVVKYRLFREENLEEGKRPEELELHPKLRNYLSHNGIERLYKFQELALNYVSEGKDILIEAPTGSGKTEAFTLPVVDNILNMNKRGVHALFLYPTKALTRDQADKFMALEKATGIKFRVFDGDTSQEEREKIFRDRPEVILTNPDLLHYHLTMPWSRFRHMIRNIQFLVIDEVHSYTGAFGTHLHFLIKRLKRFTGLQIIGSSATIGNPEEFSTMLFSSPVKVIRVSVGRKGRLHFAMLYPGERSNISASVEALRILQMYSYKTLAFSNTHRNAEFLLRAARKGGLNVDLHRAGLSLKKRQGVERRFKAGKIGAVVATPTLELGIDIGSVNAVVSNLVDFTRLLQRLGRAGRKGQESIALLFLNNNDPISSYFKNHPEDYFTELRPCYIEPKNEVIGAFQLLSASFDKPLREDEFPELFGVRKKLLGERKLIRKGKYIIPSQEAGKEIRESGIRGMGKRVFIKFKGRVIGERGLPMALRELHQGAVYFHSGEAYRSSMLHLSSGESYAEVEKLHEEIKTEALHYSVPEVLEVIERKQAFGMELNYAKLKITDVVRGYVEKEFYSDKKLKEVDLSDKLSFSFSTYGFFFRAPEPEIEGSEEEKVAGSFHALEHVLIEGSNTLLGGGSDEIGGISLGTTGMIFIYDASPGGNGLSRLLYSRFEKAVLRSRSILEECACQRDDGCPRCTYSYHCGNNNKPLLKAGALSSLEKIASGRRTWAGEIKLDKGYV
- the argG gene encoding argininosuccinate synthase: MKVVLAYSGGLDTSVCVRILQEKYGYDVVTVTVDVGIDRKEIEEAEAKARALGVVEHYTIDAREEFVRDYIFRAIKTNADYEGYPLSTALARPLIAKKVVEIAEKEGAEALAHGSTGKGNDQFRFEAVFRTLVPDKKIIAPVRELNLTREESIAYARKHGIPVAAKKDKPWSIDENLWGRSIEGGELENPASEPSDEIFEWTMVKRKETEYLDIYFEEGVPQKLNGKRFEPVELIMEANKIAGEHGIGRIDMIEDRIVGFKARENYECPAASVLIEAHRALEALTLTRQELRFKAGVEQSWSELVYHGLWNEPLRFALDAFTDTTSSRVTGNVRLRLENKSFAVVSRSSPYSLYSLEAVSFEDKSMDQREVEGVLKYHSYQAGRYYAAKKS